One part of the Microlunatus elymi genome encodes these proteins:
- a CDS encoding DUF4956 domain-containing protein has product MSYANLLAALGIDAIAIAALSYVIYYRRHRRRDLALAFVALNVGVFAAVSMLSVQQGGIALGFGLFGILSIVRLRSSAISQIEVGYYFIALTLGLVNGLGIREPPIMITLDLILVGVMFALDRPSRRRIQSQTVVLDVVHFDRPSLCADLERRLGAELVDCTITEVDYVREVTVCEVRFRTASHASRAMEPVR; this is encoded by the coding sequence ATGTCGTACGCCAATCTTCTTGCTGCATTAGGAATTGACGCTATTGCGATCGCCGCGTTGAGCTACGTGATCTACTACCGCCGGCATCGGCGGCGGGATCTGGCGTTGGCATTCGTCGCGCTGAACGTCGGCGTGTTCGCCGCGGTCAGCATGCTCTCCGTTCAACAGGGCGGGATCGCGCTCGGCTTCGGGTTGTTCGGCATCCTGTCGATCGTCCGGCTGCGGTCGAGCGCGATCAGTCAGATCGAGGTCGGCTACTACTTCATCGCCTTGACACTGGGGCTCGTCAACGGGTTGGGCATCCGCGAACCGCCGATCATGATCACCCTCGACCTGATCTTGGTGGGAGTGATGTTTGCGCTGGATCGCCCCTCCAGAAGGCGGATCCAGTCCCAAACAGTGGTGCTGGACGTGGTGCATTTCGACCGGCCGAGTCTGTGCGCCGACCTGGAGCGACGGCTCGGCGCCGAACTGGTCGATTGCACCATCACCGAGGTCGACTACGTACGCGAGGTGACGGTCTGCGAGGTCCGCTTCCGTACGGCCTCGCACGCCAGTCGCGCGATGGAACCGGTCCGATGA